One Neomonachus schauinslandi chromosome 9, ASM220157v2, whole genome shotgun sequence DNA segment encodes these proteins:
- the EMC4 gene encoding ER membrane protein complex subunit 4 isoform X1, with the protein MTAQGSLVANRGRRFKWAIELSGPGGGSRSRSDRGGGQGDSLYPVGYLDKQVPDTSVQETDRILVEKRCWDIALGPLKQIPMNLFIMYMAGNTISIFPTMMVCMMAWRPIQALMAISATFKMLESSSQKFLQGLVYLIGNLMGLALAVYKCQSMGLLPTHASDWLAFIEPPERMEFSGGGLLL; encoded by the exons ATGACGGCACAGGGGAGCCTGGTGGCCAACCGAGGCCGGCGCTTCAAGTGGGCCATTGAGCTGAGcgggcctggaggaggcagcag GAGCCGAAGTGACCGGGGCGGTGGCCAGGGAGACTCGCTGTACCCTGTCGGTTACTTGGACAAGCAAGTGCCTGATACCAGCGTGCAAGAGACAGACCGGATCCTGGTGGAGAAG CGCTGCTGGGACATTGCCTTGGGTCCCCTCAAGCAGATTCCCATGAACCTCTTCATCATGTACATGGCAGGCAATACGATCTCCATCTTCCCTACTATGATGGTGTGTATGATGGCTTGGCGGCCCATTCAGGCACTTATGGCCATTTCAGCCA CTTTCAAGATGCTAGAAAGTTCAAGCCAGAAGTTTCTTCAGGGTTTGGTGTATCTCATTGGAAACCTCATGGGTTTGGCATTGGCTGTTTATAAGTGCCAGTCAATGGGACTGTTGCCTACACATGCATCAGACTGGTTAGCCTTCATTGAGCCCCCTGAG AGGATGGAGTTTAGTGGTGGAGGATTGCTTCtgtga
- the EMC4 gene encoding ER membrane protein complex subunit 4 isoform X3 — MNLFIMYMAGNTISIFPTMMVCMMAWRPIQALMAISATFKMLESSSQKFLQGLVYLIGNLMGLALAVYKCQSMGLLPTHASDWLAFIEPPERMEFSGGGLLL, encoded by the exons ATGAACCTCTTCATCATGTACATGGCAGGCAATACGATCTCCATCTTCCCTACTATGATGGTGTGTATGATGGCTTGGCGGCCCATTCAGGCACTTATGGCCATTTCAGCCA CTTTCAAGATGCTAGAAAGTTCAAGCCAGAAGTTTCTTCAGGGTTTGGTGTATCTCATTGGAAACCTCATGGGTTTGGCATTGGCTGTTTATAAGTGCCAGTCAATGGGACTGTTGCCTACACATGCATCAGACTGGTTAGCCTTCATTGAGCCCCCTGAG AGGATGGAGTTTAGTGGTGGAGGATTGCTTCtgtga
- the EMC4 gene encoding ER membrane protein complex subunit 4 isoform X2 encodes MTAQGSLVANRGRRFKWAIELSGPGGGSRSRSDRGGGQGDSLYPVGYLDKQVPDTSVQETDRILVEKRCWDIALGPLKQIPMNLFIMYMAGNTISIFPTMMVCMMAWRPIQALMAISAKDGV; translated from the exons ATGACGGCACAGGGGAGCCTGGTGGCCAACCGAGGCCGGCGCTTCAAGTGGGCCATTGAGCTGAGcgggcctggaggaggcagcag GAGCCGAAGTGACCGGGGCGGTGGCCAGGGAGACTCGCTGTACCCTGTCGGTTACTTGGACAAGCAAGTGCCTGATACCAGCGTGCAAGAGACAGACCGGATCCTGGTGGAGAAG CGCTGCTGGGACATTGCCTTGGGTCCCCTCAAGCAGATTCCCATGAACCTCTTCATCATGTACATGGCAGGCAATACGATCTCCATCTTCCCTACTATGATGGTGTGTATGATGGCTTGGCGGCCCATTCAGGCACTTATGGCCATTTCAGCCA AGGATGGAGTTTAG